One Archangium violaceum genomic window, CAGCTCCTGGAAGAAGTGGCGGAAGGCCTGCGCGGCCTGGGGATGGACGTGAGTGGGCGGATGGATCACGGGTATTCGGCCTGGGAACAAGGGCTCCTACATCGTAGCCCCAAAACAGAAGGGCCGGACACCCCCTCGCGGGAGCGCCGGCCCTTGCTCTTCCTGGGTTTCAACCCGGGATGTCTGCGACCCTCACCCCGGCCCTCTCCCGAGGGGAGAGGGAGGAGGAGGGGCACCGATTACGACTGGCGGAACTCGGCGTCCACCACGTCGTCCTTCGGCTTGGCCGAGCTGCCCGGAGCCGCACCCGCGTCGGCGCCCGGAGGCGGAGCACCCTCGCCAGGAGCGCCGCCCGTGGCCTTGTACATCTCCTCGGCCACCTTGTAGCTGGCCTGCTGCAGCCGATCCAACGCGCCCTTGATGGCGTCCTTGTCCTGGCCCTCGCGCACCTCGTTGACGGCCTTGATGGCCGACTCGAGCGTCGACACCGCGTCCGCCGAGAGCTTCTCGCGGTTCTCCTTCACCATCTTCTCCGCGGCGTACACCTGCGCCTCGGCCTGGTTCTTCACCTCGACCAGCTCGCGGCGAGCCTTGTCCGCGGCCTCGTTCTCCTTGGCCGCGTTCACCATCTTCTCGACCTCGTCCTTGGCCAGACCGGACGAGTGGGTGATGGTGACCTTCTGCTCCTTGCCCGTCGCCTTGTCCTTGGCGCTGACGTTGAGGATGCCGTTGGCGTCGATGTCCAGCGTCACCTCGATCTGCGGCACGCCGCGCGGCGCCGGAGGAATCCCCGTCAGGTGGAAGCGGCCGAGGCTCCGGTTGTCACCGGCCATCTCGCGCTCGCCCTGCAGGATGTGGATCTCCACCTGCGTCTGGCCATCCGCCGCCGTGGAGAACGTCTCCGACTTGCGGGTGGGGATGGTGGTGTTGCGCTCGATGAGCTTCGTCATCACGCCACCCAGCGTCTCCACGCCCAGCGACAGCGGGGTGACGTCCAGCAGCAGGATGTCCTTCACCTCGCCCGCGAGCACGCCGGCCTGCACCGCCGCGCCCACCGCCACCACCTCGTCCGGGTTCACCGAGCGGTTCGGCTCCTTGCCGAACAGCCGCTTCACCGCCTCCTGCACCTTCGGGATGCGCGTGGAGCCACCCACCAGCACGACCTCGTTGAGGTCCTTGAGGTCCACGCCCGAGTCCTTCAGGCACTTGCGGCACGGCTCCAGCGAGCGCTCGACGAGGCTGTCGATCATCGCCTCGAACTTGGCCCGCGTCAGCCGGACGTTGAGGTGCTTGGGACCGGAGGCGTCCGCCGTGAGGAACGGCAGGTTGATCTCCGTCTCCATCGTGCTGGACAGCTCGATCTTCGCCTTCTCCGCCGCCTCCTTCAGGCGCTGGAGCACCATCTTGTCCTTGGAGACGTCGATGCCGGTGTCCTTCTTGAACTCGGCGATCAGCCAGTCCATGAGCGCGTGATCGATGTTGTCGCCGCCCAGGTGGGTGTCACCGTTGGTGGCGAGCACCTCGACCACGTTCTCGCCCACCTCCAGGATGGAGATGTCGAACGTGCCGCCGCCGAAGTCGTAGACGGCGATCTTCTCGTCCTTCTTCTTGTCCAGACCGTACGCCAGCGCCGCCGCGGTCGGCTCGTTCACGATGCGCCGCACGGTGAGGCCGGCGATCTCGCCCGCGTCCTTGGTCGCCTGGCGCTGGGCGTCGTTGAAGTAGGCCGGAACGGTGATGACCGCCTCGGTGACCTTCTCGCCCAGGTAGTTCTCGGCGGCACGCTTCAGCTTGAGCAGCACCTGCGCGGAGATCTCCGGCGCGCTGTACTGCTTTCCATCGATCTCCACGCGCGCGTCACCATGGGGGCCGCGCACCACCTTATAAGGGACGAGCTTCGCCTCCTCGGTGGTCTCCTCGTACCGCCGGCCCATGAAGCGCTTGATGGAGTAGATGGTCCGCTCGGGGTTGGTGATGGCCTGACGCTTGGCCACCTGCCCCACCAGACGCTCCCCATCCTTCGCGAACGCGACGACCGAGGGCGTGGTGCGGCTCCCCTCCTCATTGGTGAGAACCTTGGGCTCGCGACCCTCCATGATCGCCACCACGCTGTTGGTGGTGCCCAGGTCGATGCCGATAATCTTGCCCACGGTGTGTAACCTCCCGGAATAATTGCGGAAAATACCGCGAAACCCTCGAGTACTTCCGATGTGTGACCAACGTAACCACCCACCGGGGGGTGTCAAACCGCCGAAAGCTGCGTCACGGATGCGCCACCCCACTGCAACCGGTGCGTAACGCGCTCTCCACCTCCGCCACCCGCCGGTAGCAACCGGCCAGCCATCCGAACAGTTCCCGACATGCCAACCCATTGGAATTGTTAATGTAGGAGGAGATAACGCCACGCGTCAGCCCTTGGCTGGGAAAGTGCACTGGAGAGCCATCGCGCTGCCGCGAGGCGGCGACATGCCCCTACCCCCTTGGAGTCGACTCCCATGCTGGTACAGCCACTTCGGTCCGTGGATCCGCGCCAGATTCCGTCCGTCACCGGTGCTCCCGAGCACAAGGTCGCGGTGCTGCTGAACGCCAACGCCCGCAAGGTGGACGCACGGGTGGTGAAGTCCCTCTCGCACCTGGTGCCGGAGCAGGATCTGTTCCTGTCGCGCTCGGAGCTGGACTGCCGGCGCATCGTCCAGACGGTGCTCGAGCGCAACTACCCGATGGTGTTCACGGGTGGCGGAGACGGGACGTTCCAGTGCTTCGTGAACGAGGTGTTCCGCCAGTTGGATCCGCGGGGCCGTTTCGCCGGCAGGCGCGCGCCGCGCTTCGGCGTGCTGAAGCTGGGCACGGGCAATGGCCTGGCCACGTTCGTGAACGCGGGCAGTGGCTCGGACGGGATCCTCCAGGACGTGGTGCGGGCGCGCGCCGGCGAGGTGCCGGGCTACCGGCGGATGGATCTCCTGCTGGTGGACGGCCAGCGCACGCCGTTCGCGGGCCTGGGCGTGGATGGGAAGGTGCTCAACGACTACATCTGGGTGAAGAGCAACCTGGGCCGCGGCTTCTTCAAGAAGATGCTGTCGGGCCCGGGCGGCTACTTCTCGGCGGTGGCCTTCAAGACGGCGCCGCACTACCTGACGAACTCGACGTGGGTGGAGTGCGAGATCACCAACGGCCAGGCCGGAGAGGCGTACCGGGTGGGGCCGGATGGCAACCCGGTGGGCGCGCCCATCGCCCCGGGGCAGACGATCTTCAGGGGCGAACTGATGATGGCGGCGGCGGCGACGATGCCCTTCTACGGGTACGGCTTCCGGATGTTCCCGTTCGCGGGGGAGCGCCGGGGGATGATGCAGCTGCGCCTGGGCCAGCTTCAGGCCACCAGCGTCCTGGCGAACCTGCCGAAGCTGTGGGCGGGCCGCTGGTTCCCCGAGGGCATCCGGGACTTCTACGCGAGCGAGGTGACCATCCGCTTCGCCAGGCCCATGCCCTTCCAGGTGGGCGGGGACGCGGCCGGCTACCGCGAGGAAGTGAAGCTGAGCGTGGCCCCCGAGACGGTGGAGCTGCTGGACTTCCACGGCGCGGTGAACTGAGCGCCCTGCCCGCCCTCTCCCCCTGGGAGAGGGCCGGAGAACACCCGCCCGACTATCCGCGATCGCGCGAGGCCGGAGGCTTCTCCCCGGGCTCGCGGCGGCGGCCCACGGCGAACGCGTAGCTCGCCGTCGCCTTGCCGCTCTCGCGGTGCAGGGCCATCTCCTCTCGCAACCACCGGGTCTGCTCTGCCGGAGCCTTGGCCAGCGAGGGCTCCAGCTCCCGGTAGAGCGCATCCAGCTCGGCGTCCTGCAGGGACTCGACGGACTCCGGCTCGAAGCCGGCCAGCGAGAGGAACTGGAGCAGCTCGCGCGGCAGCACCAACGGAGCCCCCAGGCGGCGCTCCCAGAACTCGAGCACCGCGCGAGGCGTCACCCGTCCCACGCGCACCGGGTAGGTGATGCCCAGCCGGCCCCGGTGGGCCAGCAGCGGCCGGAGGGTCCCCAGCGCATCGAGCAGGGACATCAACACCCGGCCCTGGCAGAGGATGGCGTCGAACTCCCCTTCTCGGAAGGCGGGCCGGCCGAAGTCCACGCGCCGCACCTCGACGCGTCCATCCAGGGCGAGCGAACGCACCCGATCCCGCATGCCCACGAGCGCCGCATCGTCCGAGTCCGCGGCCACCACCGAGCAGC contains:
- a CDS encoding diacylglycerol/lipid kinase family protein, which gives rise to MLVQPLRSVDPRQIPSVTGAPEHKVAVLLNANARKVDARVVKSLSHLVPEQDLFLSRSELDCRRIVQTVLERNYPMVFTGGGDGTFQCFVNEVFRQLDPRGRFAGRRAPRFGVLKLGTGNGLATFVNAGSGSDGILQDVVRARAGEVPGYRRMDLLLVDGQRTPFAGLGVDGKVLNDYIWVKSNLGRGFFKKMLSGPGGYFSAVAFKTAPHYLTNSTWVECEITNGQAGEAYRVGPDGNPVGAPIAPGQTIFRGELMMAAAATMPFYGYGFRMFPFAGERRGMMQLRLGQLQATSVLANLPKLWAGRWFPEGIRDFYASEVTIRFARPMPFQVGGDAAGYREEVKLSVAPETVELLDFHGAVN
- a CDS encoding SAM-dependent methyltransferase yields the protein MSPAEPFPLYFPGDARRPFCSESATRRFAKVAQLEEGGRVLELGCGPAGPASVVLAQEFGCSVVAADSDDAALVGMRDRVRSLALDGRVEVRRVDFGRPAFREGEFDAILCQGRVLMSLLDALGTLRPLLAHRGRLGITYPVRVGRVTPRAVLEFWERRLGAPLVLPRELLQFLSLAGFEPESVESLQDAELDALYRELEPSLAKAPAEQTRWLREEMALHRESGKATASYAFAVGRRREPGEKPPASRDRG
- the dnaK gene encoding molecular chaperone DnaK; its protein translation is MGKIIGIDLGTTNSVVAIMEGREPKVLTNEEGSRTTPSVVAFAKDGERLVGQVAKRQAITNPERTIYSIKRFMGRRYEETTEEAKLVPYKVVRGPHGDARVEIDGKQYSAPEISAQVLLKLKRAAENYLGEKVTEAVITVPAYFNDAQRQATKDAGEIAGLTVRRIVNEPTAAALAYGLDKKKDEKIAVYDFGGGTFDISILEVGENVVEVLATNGDTHLGGDNIDHALMDWLIAEFKKDTGIDVSKDKMVLQRLKEAAEKAKIELSSTMETEINLPFLTADASGPKHLNVRLTRAKFEAMIDSLVERSLEPCRKCLKDSGVDLKDLNEVVLVGGSTRIPKVQEAVKRLFGKEPNRSVNPDEVVAVGAAVQAGVLAGEVKDILLLDVTPLSLGVETLGGVMTKLIERNTTIPTRKSETFSTAADGQTQVEIHILQGEREMAGDNRSLGRFHLTGIPPAPRGVPQIEVTLDIDANGILNVSAKDKATGKEQKVTITHSSGLAKDEVEKMVNAAKENEAADKARRELVEVKNQAEAQVYAAEKMVKENREKLSADAVSTLESAIKAVNEVREGQDKDAIKGALDRLQQASYKVAEEMYKATGGAPGEGAPPPGADAGAAPGSSAKPKDDVVDAEFRQS